One window of Bacteroides sp. AN502(2024) genomic DNA carries:
- a CDS encoding helix-turn-helix domain-containing protein — MKNGQKFVPLPNNVKTKMSNMLFTEKIKELRIQNQMPQRQIAAALDIDTATYCKIEKGERKAKKEQVAILSEMFHVELTDLLTLWLADKVTDIVSDEHKVASKALSMVAENLRRIG, encoded by the coding sequence ATGAAGAATGGGCAAAAATTCGTACCTTTGCCAAATAATGTCAAGACAAAAATGAGTAATATGCTGTTTACGGAGAAAATAAAAGAGTTGCGCATTCAGAATCAAATGCCTCAAAGGCAGATTGCCGCTGCTCTTGATATAGACACAGCAACATATTGTAAGATTGAAAAAGGCGAGCGCAAAGCCAAGAAAGAGCAGGTGGCTATATTGTCGGAGATGTTTCATGTAGAACTGACAGATCTCCTTACTTTATGGCTCGCAGATAAAGTCACAGATATTGTATCTGATGAACACAAGGTTGCTTCAAAAGCTCTTTCCATGGTTGCGGAAAATTTAAGAAGAATAGGTTGA
- a CDS encoding IS3 family transposase: MSRHQIRTAILDAVFFYRSKAPGIGGLKLYHELRSLYGSEITGGRDAFLHLLRSERLMLPPKKPRHTTDSHHLYKKYPNLIKGVTAQYPNHIWVCDITYIWIEGGVCYLHLVTDMYSHAVLGWVLSPSLHAEYTLQALEQAINEAGGGNLCGTIHHSDRGVQYACDAYIDTLVTHHIRVSMTEDYNPTDNAVAERMNGILKTEWIYGMSLFRDKEMAREQITRMIDFYNNGRPHMSIGMKKPMDVYHGEVPGKSLWKK, encoded by the coding sequence TTGTCGCGTCATCAGATCAGAACAGCCATCTTGGATGCCGTCTTCTTCTACCGCTCAAAGGCTCCGGGCATCGGTGGTTTGAAATTATACCATGAGCTCCGCTCCCTTTATGGAAGCGAGATAACCGGAGGGCGGGATGCCTTCCTTCATCTGCTGCGTTCGGAACGCCTTATGCTGCCCCCGAAGAAACCCAGGCATACGACGGACTCCCACCATCTTTACAAGAAGTATCCGAATCTGATCAAGGGGGTAACGGCACAATACCCGAACCATATCTGGGTATGTGACATCACTTACATCTGGATTGAAGGTGGCGTATGCTACCTCCATCTTGTAACGGACATGTACTCACATGCCGTTTTAGGATGGGTGCTCTCTCCCAGTTTGCATGCCGAATATACGCTACAGGCACTGGAACAGGCCATCAATGAGGCTGGAGGTGGCAATCTTTGCGGCACAATCCACCATTCCGACCGGGGGGTACAGTATGCCTGCGATGCCTATATCGACACACTGGTCACTCATCATATACGTGTGAGCATGACTGAAGATTACAACCCGACGGACAATGCGGTAGCAGAAAGGATGAATGGCATCCTGAAAACGGAATGGATATACGGCATGTCGCTGTTCAGGGATAAAGAGATGGCACGGGAGCAGATTACGCGAATGATTGACTTCTATAATAATGGACGACCACATATGAGCATAGGTATGAAAAAACCCATGGACGTATATCATGGAGAGGTGCCGGGAAAATCATTGTGGAAAAAATAA
- a CDS encoding sigma-70 family RNA polymerase sigma factor produces the protein MKEDKENNRSDALKSKFEELFKDNYSRLYYYALHFIQDSEVCKDLVSDTFHFIWENIDSLRMETAKVYIFTHLQRLCLDYLRHSGMMVAKTDSYLAMLKEWNGNDWRESEARIQKIMCLINDMPPLTRTVMEQCYIHKKKYIEVAGITGLSESGVRKHVMKGLNIIREYFSVKYKKRY, from the coding sequence ATGAAGGAAGATAAAGAGAACAATCGGTCGGATGCTTTGAAGAGTAAGTTTGAAGAACTCTTCAAAGATAATTATTCCCGCCTTTATTATTATGCTCTCCATTTTATTCAAGATAGTGAGGTCTGTAAGGATTTAGTAAGCGACACTTTCCATTTTATATGGGAAAACATTGACTCCTTACGTATGGAGACGGCTAAGGTTTATATATTTACCCATCTGCAACGCCTTTGCCTCGATTATCTTCGGCATTCGGGTATGATGGTTGCTAAAACAGACTCCTACCTTGCCATGCTTAAAGAGTGGAACGGTAACGATTGGCGGGAAAGCGAGGCACGTATTCAGAAGATTATGTGTTTGATAAATGACATGCCCCCGTTAACGAGAACAGTGATGGAGCAATGTTATATACATAAAAAGAAGTACATAGAAGTAGCCGGAATAACAGGGCTATCCGAAAGTGGCGTGCGTAAGCATGTGATGAAGGGGCTGAATATAATAAGAGAATACTTCTCTGTGAAATACAAAAAGCGGTACTAA